A region from the Aegilops tauschii subsp. strangulata cultivar AL8/78 chromosome 5, Aet v6.0, whole genome shotgun sequence genome encodes:
- the LOC120963995 gene encoding uncharacterized protein has product MSPSSPTLDALGTAAASSSSSCFALAWHVWSVCALHVALVLSSVAAAALIVVLLPFACTAASLWLVCAIAARFLSCSASFAPLDWTAQHADGDDAYSCEEGEEQGGGAELETRGRECAAAYIDGAHESIDPYIDEQDRRFLLVDTGNYYYCKKFYDLLAFWRRKERDWRR; this is encoded by the exons ATGTCGCCCTCTTCCCCTACGCTAGACGCTCTGGGAACCGCAgcggcgtcgtcgtcgtcgtcgtgctTCGCTCTAGCATGGCACGTATGGAGCGTATGCGCGCTCCACGTCGCGCTCGTCCTCTCCTCcgtggccgccgccgccctcatcgtcgtgctcctccccttcgcCTGCACGGCCGCCTCCCTCTGGCTCGTCTGCGCGATCGCGGCGCGGTTCCTCTCGTGCTCCGCCTCCTTCGCGCCGCTGGATTGGACGGCACAGCACGCCGACGGCGACGACGCGTACTCGTGTGAAGAGGGGGAGGAGCAAGGCGGGGGAGCGGAGCTGGAAACACGCGGCCGAGAGTGCGCCGCTGCTTACATCGATGGAGCCCACGAGTCCATCGATCCTTACATTGATGAGCAAGATCGTCGGTTTCTGTTGGTGGACACTGGGAACTACTACTACTGCAAAAAG TTCTACGATCTCCTGGCTTTCTGGAGACGCAAAGAGAGAGACTGGAGAAGGTGA